A genomic window from Astatotilapia calliptera chromosome 12, fAstCal1.2, whole genome shotgun sequence includes:
- the plk2b gene encoding serine/threonine-protein kinase PLK2b isoform X1 translates to MEVQRSAGHQQTNGSTMCESTQRSCEPRRKKMDERSAPSEMARIITDPATGKCYCRGKVLGKGGFAKCYEMTDLSTSKVYAAKIIPHARVSKPHQREKIDREIELHRLLHHKHIVHFYHHFEDKENIYILLEYCSRKSLAHILKVRKVLTEPEVRYYLRQIVSGLKYLHEQEILHRDLKLGNFFVNETMELKVGDFGLAAKLEPAGNRRKTICGTPNYLSPEVLNKQGHGCESDIWALGCVMYTMLLGRPPFETTNLKETYRCIREARYSLPSSLSPQAKQLIASLLAKMPEDRPNLDHILRHDFFTQMTHFGSSQGFSPERLPASCCHSAPDFHISSPAKSFFKKAAAALFGGKRDKVKYYETLNKLTKEEEEIYKLQHDLERTAISQQHSKKVSENGSLLPPSAESPVAPATESQSPTTQDTIRLIVRGSLGSCSSSSECLEDSTTGSVAETVASVLRGCLENMPKASDIPQGSTSCSLQWVTKWVDYSNKYGFGYQLSDHTVGVLFNNGTHMSLLPDRKTIHYYAELGQRSVFPTCEVPEHFVGQVTVLKYFSHYMEENLMDGGDLGTITDSHMPRLYLLQWLKSDRALMMLFNDGTFQVNFYHDHTKIILCCQREEYMLTYINEDRVSKTFKLSSLLKSGCPTDLRERMVYSLNMLLQRCS, encoded by the exons ATGGAAGTACAGAGAAGCGCCGGGCACCAACAGACAAACGGCAGCACCATGTGTGAATCCACGCAGAGGTCCTGCGAGCCTCGCCGAAAGAAAATGGATGAGCGCAGTGCACCCTCAGAAATGGCCAGGATAATCACTGATCCTGCCACGGGGAAGTGCTACTGCCGTGGAAAAGTTTTGGGAAAG GGAGGATTTGCTAAATGTTATGAGATGACCGACCTCTCCACCAGCAAAGTTTACGCAGCCAAAATCATCCCTCATGCGCGCGTCTCCAAACCTCACCAACGGGAAAAG ATTGACAGAGAAATTGAGCTGCACAGATTACTACACCATAAACACATCGTGCATTTTTATCACCATTTTGAGGACAAGGAGAACATCTACATCCTGCTGGAGTACTGCAGCAGGAAA TCATTAGCCCATATCCTGAAGGTCCGCAAAGTGCTTACTGAGCCAGAGGTGCGTTATTACCTGAGACAGATTGTGTCTGGACTGAAGTACCTGCATGAACAGGAAATCCttcacagagacctgaaacTTG GTAACTTTTTTGTGAACGAGACGATGGAGCTGAAGGTCGGGGACTTTGGTCTGGCTGCCAAGTTGGAGCCAGCGGGAAACAGGAGGAAGACGATCTGCGGGACTCCCAACTACCTGTCCCCTGAGGTTCTCAACAAGCAGGGCCACGGCTGTGAATCAGACATCTGGGCCTTGGGCTGTGTAAT GTACACTATGCTGCTGGGCAGACCTCCTTTCGAAACCACCAACCTGAAGGAGACATACAGGTGTATTAGAGAAGCCCGCTACTCCCTCCCCTCGTCCCTGTCACCACAGGCTAAGCAGCTAATCGCCAGCCTGCTTGCCAAGATGCCAGAGGACAGGCCCAACCTGGACCACATTCTGAGGCATGACTTCTTCACACAG ATGACCCACTTTGGTTCTTCACAGGGCTTCAGTCCAGAACGTCTGCCTGCTAGCTGCTGCCATTCAGCACCAGATTTCCACATCTCTAGCCCTGCCAAGAGTTTCTTCAAGAAAGCTGCTGCTGCGCTGTTTGGTGGGAAGAGGGACAAGGTCAAGTACTACGAGACTCTGA ATAAGTTAaccaaagaggaagaggagatcTACAAGTTGCAGCATGACTTGGAGAGAACTGCCATCAGCCAACAGCACAGCAAAAAGGTGTCTGAG AATGGAAGTCTACTTCCGCCATCTGCCGAGAGCCCCGTTGCCCCGGCAACAGAGAGCCAGTCCCCGACGACGCAAGACACCATCCGTCTGATCGTCAGGGGGAGTCTGggaagctgcagcagcagtaGTGAAT GCCTGGAAGACAGCACGACAGGGAGTGTGGCTGAGACTGTTGCAAGTGTGCTGAGGGGGTGTCTGGAGAATATGCCTAAAG CCAGTGACATTCCTCAGGGCTCAACCAGCTGCAGTCTTCAATGGGTGACTAAATGGGTGGATTACTCCAACAAGTACGGTTTTGGATACCAGTTATCTGATCACACCGTGGGAGTTCTCTTCAACAATGGCACTCACATGAGCCTCCTACCCGACCGAAA GACCATCCATTACTACGCAGAGCTAGGCCAGCGCTCTGTCTTTCCCACCTGTGAGGTTCCTGAACACTTTGTCGGGCAGGTCACTGTGCTTAAGTACTTCTCCCATTACATGGAGGAAAACCTCATGGAT GGCGGGGACCTTGGCACTATAACAGACTCACACATGCCCAGACTTTACCTGCTGCAGTGGCTCAAGTCAGACCGCGCCCTCATGATGCTGTTTAATGACGGCACTTTCCAG gTTAACTTTTACCACGATCACACCAAGATCATCCTGTGTTGCCAGAGGGAGGAGTACATGCTGACATACATTAACGAAGACCGCGTCTCCAAAACCTTCAAACTCAGCTCCCTGTTGAAGTCTGGCTGCCCTACTGACCTGCGGGAGCGCATGGTGTATTCCCTCAACATGCTTCTGCAGAGATGCAGCTAA
- the plk2b gene encoding serine/threonine-protein kinase PLK2b isoform X2 yields MEVQRSAGHQQTNGSTMCESTQRSCEPRRKKMDERSAPSEMARIITDPATGKCYCRGKVLGKGGFAKCYEMTDLSTSKVYAAKIIPHARVSKPHQREKIDREIELHRLLHHKHIVHFYHHFEDKENIYILLEYCSRKSLAHILKVRKVLTEPEVRYYLRQIVSGLKYLHEQEILHRDLKLGNFFVNETMELKVGDFGLAAKLEPAGNRRKTICGTPNYLSPEVLNKQGHGCESDIWALGCVMYTMLLGRPPFETTNLKETYRCIREARYSLPSSLSPQAKQLIASLLAKMPEDRPNLDHILRHDFFTQGFSPERLPASCCHSAPDFHISSPAKSFFKKAAAALFGGKRDKVKYYETLNKLTKEEEEIYKLQHDLERTAISQQHSKKVSENGSLLPPSAESPVAPATESQSPTTQDTIRLIVRGSLGSCSSSSECLEDSTTGSVAETVASVLRGCLENMPKASDIPQGSTSCSLQWVTKWVDYSNKYGFGYQLSDHTVGVLFNNGTHMSLLPDRKTIHYYAELGQRSVFPTCEVPEHFVGQVTVLKYFSHYMEENLMDGGDLGTITDSHMPRLYLLQWLKSDRALMMLFNDGTFQVNFYHDHTKIILCCQREEYMLTYINEDRVSKTFKLSSLLKSGCPTDLRERMVYSLNMLLQRCS; encoded by the exons ATGGAAGTACAGAGAAGCGCCGGGCACCAACAGACAAACGGCAGCACCATGTGTGAATCCACGCAGAGGTCCTGCGAGCCTCGCCGAAAGAAAATGGATGAGCGCAGTGCACCCTCAGAAATGGCCAGGATAATCACTGATCCTGCCACGGGGAAGTGCTACTGCCGTGGAAAAGTTTTGGGAAAG GGAGGATTTGCTAAATGTTATGAGATGACCGACCTCTCCACCAGCAAAGTTTACGCAGCCAAAATCATCCCTCATGCGCGCGTCTCCAAACCTCACCAACGGGAAAAG ATTGACAGAGAAATTGAGCTGCACAGATTACTACACCATAAACACATCGTGCATTTTTATCACCATTTTGAGGACAAGGAGAACATCTACATCCTGCTGGAGTACTGCAGCAGGAAA TCATTAGCCCATATCCTGAAGGTCCGCAAAGTGCTTACTGAGCCAGAGGTGCGTTATTACCTGAGACAGATTGTGTCTGGACTGAAGTACCTGCATGAACAGGAAATCCttcacagagacctgaaacTTG GTAACTTTTTTGTGAACGAGACGATGGAGCTGAAGGTCGGGGACTTTGGTCTGGCTGCCAAGTTGGAGCCAGCGGGAAACAGGAGGAAGACGATCTGCGGGACTCCCAACTACCTGTCCCCTGAGGTTCTCAACAAGCAGGGCCACGGCTGTGAATCAGACATCTGGGCCTTGGGCTGTGTAAT GTACACTATGCTGCTGGGCAGACCTCCTTTCGAAACCACCAACCTGAAGGAGACATACAGGTGTATTAGAGAAGCCCGCTACTCCCTCCCCTCGTCCCTGTCACCACAGGCTAAGCAGCTAATCGCCAGCCTGCTTGCCAAGATGCCAGAGGACAGGCCCAACCTGGACCACATTCTGAGGCATGACTTCTTCACACAG GGCTTCAGTCCAGAACGTCTGCCTGCTAGCTGCTGCCATTCAGCACCAGATTTCCACATCTCTAGCCCTGCCAAGAGTTTCTTCAAGAAAGCTGCTGCTGCGCTGTTTGGTGGGAAGAGGGACAAGGTCAAGTACTACGAGACTCTGA ATAAGTTAaccaaagaggaagaggagatcTACAAGTTGCAGCATGACTTGGAGAGAACTGCCATCAGCCAACAGCACAGCAAAAAGGTGTCTGAG AATGGAAGTCTACTTCCGCCATCTGCCGAGAGCCCCGTTGCCCCGGCAACAGAGAGCCAGTCCCCGACGACGCAAGACACCATCCGTCTGATCGTCAGGGGGAGTCTGggaagctgcagcagcagtaGTGAAT GCCTGGAAGACAGCACGACAGGGAGTGTGGCTGAGACTGTTGCAAGTGTGCTGAGGGGGTGTCTGGAGAATATGCCTAAAG CCAGTGACATTCCTCAGGGCTCAACCAGCTGCAGTCTTCAATGGGTGACTAAATGGGTGGATTACTCCAACAAGTACGGTTTTGGATACCAGTTATCTGATCACACCGTGGGAGTTCTCTTCAACAATGGCACTCACATGAGCCTCCTACCCGACCGAAA GACCATCCATTACTACGCAGAGCTAGGCCAGCGCTCTGTCTTTCCCACCTGTGAGGTTCCTGAACACTTTGTCGGGCAGGTCACTGTGCTTAAGTACTTCTCCCATTACATGGAGGAAAACCTCATGGAT GGCGGGGACCTTGGCACTATAACAGACTCACACATGCCCAGACTTTACCTGCTGCAGTGGCTCAAGTCAGACCGCGCCCTCATGATGCTGTTTAATGACGGCACTTTCCAG gTTAACTTTTACCACGATCACACCAAGATCATCCTGTGTTGCCAGAGGGAGGAGTACATGCTGACATACATTAACGAAGACCGCGTCTCCAAAACCTTCAAACTCAGCTCCCTGTTGAAGTCTGGCTGCCCTACTGACCTGCGGGAGCGCATGGTGTATTCCCTCAACATGCTTCTGCAGAGATGCAGCTAA